In Musa acuminata AAA Group cultivar baxijiao chromosome BXJ2-10, Cavendish_Baxijiao_AAA, whole genome shotgun sequence, a genomic segment contains:
- the LOC135624403 gene encoding pentatricopeptide repeat-containing protein At1g03540-like, protein MKRLCKGYCSSAPPPSQSQIFLLRDSGENGRRHISKPLLYAARLQAATNSGSFSCGLRLHAHIIKSGLDSDRFVGNSLLSLYFMLCPDFSVTRHVFESLPVRDVISWTSMVSGYVRAGRPLESLLMFVKMSTFGGVEPNAFTLSSAVKASSDLGDVRLGRCFHGMVMTRGFETNHVIASALVYMYGRNSALEDARQMFDELPEPDAICWTSIISVLTWNDEFAKALSCFYSMMRRKELGIVPDGFTFGTIMTALGNLGRARQGKEAHAKVITSGLCGNVVVESSTLDMYAKCGYMVDSRKVFDRMASKNAVSWCALLGGYCQGKNYRAVLNLFRVMDKGDDHYSFGTVLRACAGLAAIREGKELHCKYLRMGGWRDVVVESALIDLYAKCGLIDYAYHLFTKIFIRNLITWNAMICGLAQNGRGGQAIEVFDEMVKGGTKPDCISFIGVLFACSHTGLVDEGKRYFRSMTEDYGIAAGIEHYNCMVDLLSRVGLLKEAEDLINNAKYRDDSSLWAALLGACATYSSPGVAERVAKKMMELEPQYHLSYVLLANVYKTVGRWNDALQVRKLMRERGVRKAPGKSWIEVNRRTCVLLNKDGVDKPNFEDSEDQFPGIVNSLEPANSEEMEHNLIPVLQQSL, encoded by the coding sequence ATGAAGCGACTCTGCAAGGGTTACTGCTCGtctgctcctcctccttctcAATCTCAAATCTTCCTCCTCCGCGATTCCGGCGAGAATGGCCGTCGCCACATTTCGAAGCCCCTCCTCTACGCCGCCCGTCTCCAGGCCGCCACCAATTCCGGCTCCTTCTCCTGCGGCCTCCGGCTCCATGCCCACATCATTAAGTCGGGACTCGACTCCGATCGCTTCGTCGGCAACAGCCTCCTATCCCTCTACTTCATGCTGTGCCCCGACTTCTCCGTCACCCGCCACGTGTTTGAGAGTTTGCCCGTAAGGGATGTCATCTCCTGGACCTCCATGGTCTCCGGCTACGTTCGCGCCGGCCGGCCCCTGGAGTCCCTTCTTATGTTCGTCAAGATGTCTACTTTCGGCGGCGTCGAGCCGAATGCTTTCACCCTGTCCTCTGCGGTGAAGGCAAGTTCCGATCTTGGAGACGTCAGGCTCGGTAGGTGCTTCCATGGGATGGTTATGACGCGTGGTTTCGAAACCAATCATGTGATTGCGAGCGCGCTCGTCTATATGTATGGCAGGAACTCTGCATTGGAAGACGCAAGGCAGATGTTTGACGAATTGCCCGAGCCCGACGCTATCTGTTGGACTTCGATTATCTCCGTGTTGACATGGAACGACGAATTCGCCAAAGCACTGAGCTGTTTCTATTCGATGATGAGGAGGAAGGAACTTGGGATTGTTCCGGATGGATTCACGTTTGGGACAATCATGACTGCATTGGGTAATTTGGGTAGGGCGAGACAGGGCAAGGAAGCACACGCCAAAGTCATCACGAGTGGTCTCTGTGGCAATGTGGTGGTCGAAAGCAGCACCCTTGACATGTATGCGAAATGTGGGTACATGGTAGATTCACGGAAGGTATTCGATCGAATGGCATCTAAGAATGCGGTGTCCTGGTGTGCCTTGCTCGGAGGGTACTGTCAAGGCAAGAACTACAGAGCTGTCCTCAATCTGTTCCGTGTGATGGATAAAGGAGATGATCACTACAGCTTTGGCACGGTTCTTCGGGCTTGTGCAGGTCTTGCGGCCATAAGAGAGGGGAAGGAGCTACATTGCAAGTATCTAAGAATGGGGGGCTGGAGAGACGTAGTTGTGGAATCTGCTCTGATTGATCTCTATGCAAAATGTGGCCTCATAGACTATGCCTATCATCTCTTTACTAAGATCTTCATCAGAAACTTGATAACATGGAACGCAATGATCTGTGGCCTTGCGCAAAATGGTAGAGGTGGGCAAGCCATCGAGGTGTTTGATGAGATGGTCAAGGGAGGGACTAAGCCTGACTGTATCAGTTTCATCGGGGTTCTGTTTGCTTGTAGCCACACAGGTTTGGTCGATGAAGGCAAGAGATACTTCAGATCAATGACTGAAGATTACGGGATCGCAGCGGGGATCGAGCACTATAACTGCATGGTTGATCTCTTGAGCAGGGTTGGTCTACTCAAAGAAGCTGAAGATTTGATAAACAATGCAAAGTACAGAGATGATTCTTCGCTGTGGGCGGCTCTTCTAGGTGCGTGTGCCACCTACTCTAGCCCAGGAGTGGCGGAACGCGTGGCGAAGAAGATGATGGAGTTGGAGCCGCAGTACCACTTGAGCTATGTTCTTCTCGCGAATGTCTACAAGACAGTAGGGCGATGGAACGATGCTTTGCAGGTAAGGAAGTTGATGAGAGAAAGGGGTGTGAGGAAAGCCCCTGGAAAAAGCTGGATTGAAGTGAATCGTAGGACCTGTGTTCTGCTTAATAAAGATGGTGTGGATAAGCCTAACTTTGAAGATTCTGAAGATCAGTTTCCAGGTATTGTGAATTCATTAGAGCCTGCTAATTCTGAAGAAATGGAGCACAATTTGATCCCAGTCTTGCAGCAATCATTATAA
- the LOC135624404 gene encoding uncharacterized protein LOC135624404 isoform X4 codes for MALSLFSSSSSAAFTVVACPARSPLPRRLPPAVCFARADDTAPRAPLPCATSAYPPQPFVPEHFNGCTGYGHDDGGGREALDSVFAEIVGAESAIVRSQFFSGTHAIACALFAFLRPGNELLAVAGTPYDTLEEVIGIRESSITGSLKDFGVTYHEVPLAEDGGLDWDALSFAVRPHTKCALIQRSCGYSWRRSLSIADIERAIRVIKMQKPDCMVMVDNCYGEFVETYEPPMVGADLIAGSLIKNPGGTIAPCGGYVAGKRIWVEAAAARLSAPGLGVDCGSMTGDVRRALFQGLFLSPQMVGEAIKGGLLIAEVMSVKGYKVQPLPRAPRHDTVQAVQLGGRERLISFCEAVQRSCPIGSYIKPIAGVTPGYASEVIFADGTFIDGSTSELSCDGPLREPFAVFCQGGTHWTHWALALGEVLRVI; via the exons ATGGCCTTATccttgttctcctcctcctcgtccgccGCTTTCACTGTCGTGGCCTGCCCTGCGCGGTCGCCGCTGCCTCGAAGATTGCCGCCTGCCGTGTGCTTCGCCCGCGCGGATGATACCGCGCCACGCGCCCCCTTGCCCTGCGCTACTTCTGCTTACCCTCCGCAACCCTTCGTCCCTGAG CATTTCAATGGATGCACTGGCTATGGTCATGATGATGGTGGGGGCCGTGAAGCACTTGACTCTGTTTTTGCTGAAATTGTTGGGGCAGAATCAGCAATAGTTCGTTCTCAG TTTTTCTCTGGCACACATGCTATTGCTTGTGCTTTGTTTGCTTTTCTGAGGCCTGGGAATGAG CTTTTAGCAGTTGCTGGAACTCCTTATGACACCTTAGAGGAAGTAATTGGGATTAGAGAATCATCTATCACTGGATCTCTGAAAGATTTTGGAGTGACATACCATGAAGTTCCA CTTGCAGAAGATGGGGGCCTCGACTGGGATGCTCTTTCTTTTGCTGTGAGACCCCACACGAAATGTGCCTTAATACAGAGGTCATGCGGCTATTCTTGGCGCCGAAGCTTGAGCATAGCAGATATTGAAAGAGCTATTAGAGTGATAAAG ATGCAGAAACCAGATTGCATGGTCATGGTGGATAACTGCTATGGTGAATTTGTGGAAACATATGAGCCTCCTATGGTG GGAGCTGATTTAATTGCTGGGAGCTTGATAAAGAATCCTGGTGGAACAATTGCACCTTGTGGTGGGTATGTTGCGGGGAAAAGAATATGGGTCGAGGCTGCAGCAGCCCGTCTCTCTGCACCTGGTCTTGGGGTAGATTGTGGATCCATGACTGGTGATGTTAGGCGAGCACTTTTCCAGGGCTTGTTTCTTTCACCCCAAATGGTTGGAGAAGCAATAAAG GGGGGTTTACTTATTGCAGAGGTTATGTCAGTGAAAGGCTATAAGGTCCAACCACTTCCGCGAGCACCTCGCCATGATACTGTGCAG GCGGTACAGCTTGGAGGGCGAGAGCgtctgatatctttctgtgaagcTGTGCAAAGAAGTTGTCCTATAGGATCTTATATAAAGCCAATTGCTGGTGTTACTCCTGGATATGCATCGGAG GTAATTTTTGCGGATGGAACATTTATAGATGGAAGTACAAGTGAGCTGTCATGTGATGGACCACTTAGGGAGCCATTTGCAGTTTTCTGTCAG GGAGGGACTCACTGGACTCACTGGGCACTTGCTCTGGGAGAAGTTCTAAGGGTAATATAA
- the LOC135624404 gene encoding uncharacterized protein LOC135624404 isoform X3, translating into MALSLFSSSSSAAFTVVACPARSPLPRRLPPAVCFARADDTAPRAPLPCATSAYPPQPFVPEVAEAVESLYSEFREVDNLVAHNSMRVLKAFQNAGVGSHHFNGCTGYGHDDGGGREALDSVFAEIVGAESAIVRSQFFSGTHAIACALFAFLRPGNELLAVAGTPYDTLEEVIGIRESSITGSLKDFGVTYHEVPLAEDGGLDWDALSFAVRPHTKCALIQRSCGYSWRRSLSIADIERAIRVIKMQKPDCMVMVDNCYGEFVETYEPPMVGADLIAGSLIKNPGGTIAPCGGYVAGKRIWVEAAAARLSAPGLGVDCGSMTGDVRRALFQGLFLSPQMVGEAIKGGLLIAEVMSVKGYKVQPLPRAPRHDTVQAVQLGGRERLISFCEAVQRSCPIGSYIKPIAGVTPGYASEIFLLYTGSRSCSCITNCKVAFFDCVQ; encoded by the exons ATGGCCTTATccttgttctcctcctcctcgtccgccGCTTTCACTGTCGTGGCCTGCCCTGCGCGGTCGCCGCTGCCTCGAAGATTGCCGCCTGCCGTGTGCTTCGCCCGCGCGGATGATACCGCGCCACGCGCCCCCTTGCCCTGCGCTACTTCTGCTTACCCTCCGCAACCCTTCGTCCCTGAG GTGGCTGAAGCAGTGGAATCCTTGTATTCCGAGTTCAGAGAGGTCGACAATTTGGTGGCGCACAACTCTATGCGGGTTCTGAAAGCTTTTCAGAACGCTGGAGTTGGATCTCAT CATTTCAATGGATGCACTGGCTATGGTCATGATGATGGTGGGGGCCGTGAAGCACTTGACTCTGTTTTTGCTGAAATTGTTGGGGCAGAATCAGCAATAGTTCGTTCTCAG TTTTTCTCTGGCACACATGCTATTGCTTGTGCTTTGTTTGCTTTTCTGAGGCCTGGGAATGAG CTTTTAGCAGTTGCTGGAACTCCTTATGACACCTTAGAGGAAGTAATTGGGATTAGAGAATCATCTATCACTGGATCTCTGAAAGATTTTGGAGTGACATACCATGAAGTTCCA CTTGCAGAAGATGGGGGCCTCGACTGGGATGCTCTTTCTTTTGCTGTGAGACCCCACACGAAATGTGCCTTAATACAGAGGTCATGCGGCTATTCTTGGCGCCGAAGCTTGAGCATAGCAGATATTGAAAGAGCTATTAGAGTGATAAAG ATGCAGAAACCAGATTGCATGGTCATGGTGGATAACTGCTATGGTGAATTTGTGGAAACATATGAGCCTCCTATGGTG GGAGCTGATTTAATTGCTGGGAGCTTGATAAAGAATCCTGGTGGAACAATTGCACCTTGTGGTGGGTATGTTGCGGGGAAAAGAATATGGGTCGAGGCTGCAGCAGCCCGTCTCTCTGCACCTGGTCTTGGGGTAGATTGTGGATCCATGACTGGTGATGTTAGGCGAGCACTTTTCCAGGGCTTGTTTCTTTCACCCCAAATGGTTGGAGAAGCAATAAAG GGGGGTTTACTTATTGCAGAGGTTATGTCAGTGAAAGGCTATAAGGTCCAACCACTTCCGCGAGCACCTCGCCATGATACTGTGCAG GCGGTACAGCTTGGAGGGCGAGAGCgtctgatatctttctgtgaagcTGTGCAAAGAAGTTGTCCTATAGGATCTTATATAAAGCCAATTGCTGGTGTTACTCCTGGATATGCATCGGAG ATTTTCCTGCTTTATACTGGTTCAAGGAGCTGCTCATGTATAACTAACTGTAAAGTAGCTTTCTTTGATTGTGTCCAATAA
- the LOC135624410 gene encoding alpha-soluble NSF attachment protein-like, whose amino-acid sequence MADQTAKGEEFEKKAEKKLAGWGIFGSKYDDAAELFDKAANCFKLAKNWDRAGTVYIKLANCHLKLDSKHEAASAYVDAANCYKKISVQDASQSLSQAVKLFLEIGRLNMAARYCKELGELNEQEQNLEKAMDYFEQAADLFQSEEVTTSANQCKQKVAQFAAQLEQYPKAIEIYEAIARHSINNTLLKYGVKGFLLNAGICQLCKNDVVAVTNALERYQELDPTFSGTREYKLLADLADSMDEGDVVKFTNALQEYDSMTRLDPWKTTLLLRVKNAIKAKEEEDDDLT is encoded by the exons ATGGCGGATCAGACGGCGAAGGGCGAGGAGTTCGAGAAGAAGGCGGAAAAGAAGCTTGCCGGCTGGGGGATCTTCGGATCCAAGTACGATGATGCGGCTGAGTTGTTCGACAAGGCCGCCAATTGCTTCAAGCTTGCTAAGAACT GGGATAGAGCTGGTACAGTGTACATCAAACTTGCTAACTGTCATTTAAAG TTAGATAGCAAGCATGAAGCTGCCTCAGCTTATGTAGATGCAGCAAATTGCTATAAGAAAATCTCCGTTCAAG ATGCTTCACAGTCATTAAGTCAGGCTGTGAAACTTTTCTTGGAGATTGGTAGATTAAATATGGCTGCAAGATACTGCAAG GAACTTGGTGAATTAAATGAGCAAGAACAGAATTTAGAGAAAGCCATGGACTACTTTGAGCAAGCTGCTGACCTTTTTCAAAGTGAGGAAGTGACTACTTCTGCAAACCAATGCAAGCAAAAAGTTGCACAATTTGCGGCTCAGTTGGaaca ATACCCAAAAGCCATTGAAATATATGAAGCAATAGCACGCCATTCAATAAATAACACTCTTCTTAAGTATGGTGTTAAGGGGTTTCTCCTTAATGCTGGCATATGTCAGTTATGCAAAAATGACGTTGTTGCGGTGACAAATGCATTAGAGCGATATCAG GAACTTGATCCTACTTTTTCAGGCACACGTGAATACAAGCTTTTAGCT GATTTAGCTGATTCAATGGATGAGGGAGATGTTGTGAAATTTACTAATGCCCTCCAAGAATATGATAGCATGACTCGGCTG GATCCATGGAAAACCACACTTCTGCTGAGAGTGAAgaatgcaattaaagcaaaggaggaggaagacgatgaTCTCACCTAA
- the LOC135624404 gene encoding uncharacterized protein LOC135624404 isoform X2: MALSLFSSSSSAAFTVVACPARSPLPRRLPPAVCFARADDTAPRAPLPCATSAYPPQPFVPEVAEAVESLYSEFREVDNLVAHNSMRVLKAFQNAGVGSHHFNGCTGYGHDDGGGREALDSVFAEIVGAESAIVRSQFFSGTHAIACALFAFLRPGNELLAVAGTPYDTLEEVIGIRESSITGSLKDFGVTYHEVPLAEDGGLDWDALSFAVRPHTKCALIQRSCGYSWRRSLSIADIERAIRVIKMQKPDCMVMVDNCYGEFVETYEPPMVGADLIAGSLIKNPGGTIAPCGGYVAGKRIWVEAAAARLSAPGLGVDCGSMTGDVRRALFQGLFLSPQMVGEAIKGGLLIAEVMSVKGYKVQPLPRAPRHDTVQAVQLGGRERLISFCEAVQRSCPIGSYIKPIAGVTPGYASEVIFADGTFIDGSTSELSCDGPLREPFAVFCQGGTHWTHWALALGEVLRVI, from the exons ATGGCCTTATccttgttctcctcctcctcgtccgccGCTTTCACTGTCGTGGCCTGCCCTGCGCGGTCGCCGCTGCCTCGAAGATTGCCGCCTGCCGTGTGCTTCGCCCGCGCGGATGATACCGCGCCACGCGCCCCCTTGCCCTGCGCTACTTCTGCTTACCCTCCGCAACCCTTCGTCCCTGAG GTGGCTGAAGCAGTGGAATCCTTGTATTCCGAGTTCAGAGAGGTCGACAATTTGGTGGCGCACAACTCTATGCGGGTTCTGAAAGCTTTTCAGAACGCTGGAGTTGGATCTCAT CATTTCAATGGATGCACTGGCTATGGTCATGATGATGGTGGGGGCCGTGAAGCACTTGACTCTGTTTTTGCTGAAATTGTTGGGGCAGAATCAGCAATAGTTCGTTCTCAG TTTTTCTCTGGCACACATGCTATTGCTTGTGCTTTGTTTGCTTTTCTGAGGCCTGGGAATGAG CTTTTAGCAGTTGCTGGAACTCCTTATGACACCTTAGAGGAAGTAATTGGGATTAGAGAATCATCTATCACTGGATCTCTGAAAGATTTTGGAGTGACATACCATGAAGTTCCA CTTGCAGAAGATGGGGGCCTCGACTGGGATGCTCTTTCTTTTGCTGTGAGACCCCACACGAAATGTGCCTTAATACAGAGGTCATGCGGCTATTCTTGGCGCCGAAGCTTGAGCATAGCAGATATTGAAAGAGCTATTAGAGTGATAAAG ATGCAGAAACCAGATTGCATGGTCATGGTGGATAACTGCTATGGTGAATTTGTGGAAACATATGAGCCTCCTATGGTG GGAGCTGATTTAATTGCTGGGAGCTTGATAAAGAATCCTGGTGGAACAATTGCACCTTGTGGTGGGTATGTTGCGGGGAAAAGAATATGGGTCGAGGCTGCAGCAGCCCGTCTCTCTGCACCTGGTCTTGGGGTAGATTGTGGATCCATGACTGGTGATGTTAGGCGAGCACTTTTCCAGGGCTTGTTTCTTTCACCCCAAATGGTTGGAGAAGCAATAAAG GGGGGTTTACTTATTGCAGAGGTTATGTCAGTGAAAGGCTATAAGGTCCAACCACTTCCGCGAGCACCTCGCCATGATACTGTGCAG GCGGTACAGCTTGGAGGGCGAGAGCgtctgatatctttctgtgaagcTGTGCAAAGAAGTTGTCCTATAGGATCTTATATAAAGCCAATTGCTGGTGTTACTCCTGGATATGCATCGGAG GTAATTTTTGCGGATGGAACATTTATAGATGGAAGTACAAGTGAGCTGTCATGTGATGGACCACTTAGGGAGCCATTTGCAGTTTTCTGTCAG GGAGGGACTCACTGGACTCACTGGGCACTTGCTCTGGGAGAAGTTCTAAGGGTAATATAA
- the LOC135624404 gene encoding uncharacterized protein LOC135624404 isoform X5, whose amino-acid sequence MALSLFSSSSSAAFTVVACPARSPLPRRLPPAVCFARADDTAPRAPLPCATSAYPPQPFVPEVAEAVESLYSEFREVDNLVAHNSMRVLKAFQNAGVGSHHFNGCTGYGHDDGGGREALDSVFAEIVGAESAIVRSQFFSGTHAIACALFAFLRPGNELLAVAGTPYDTLEEVIGIRESSITGSLKDFGVTYHEVPLAEDGGLDWDALSFAVRPHTKCALIQRSCGYSWRRSLSIADIERAIRVIKMQKPDCMVMVDNCYGEFVETYEPPMVGADLIAGSLIKNPGGTIAPCGGYVAGKRIWVEAAAARLSAPGLGVDCGSMTGDVRRALFQGLFLSPQMVGEAIKGGLLIAEVMSVKGYKVQPLPRAPRHDTVQV is encoded by the exons ATGGCCTTATccttgttctcctcctcctcgtccgccGCTTTCACTGTCGTGGCCTGCCCTGCGCGGTCGCCGCTGCCTCGAAGATTGCCGCCTGCCGTGTGCTTCGCCCGCGCGGATGATACCGCGCCACGCGCCCCCTTGCCCTGCGCTACTTCTGCTTACCCTCCGCAACCCTTCGTCCCTGAG GTGGCTGAAGCAGTGGAATCCTTGTATTCCGAGTTCAGAGAGGTCGACAATTTGGTGGCGCACAACTCTATGCGGGTTCTGAAAGCTTTTCAGAACGCTGGAGTTGGATCTCAT CATTTCAATGGATGCACTGGCTATGGTCATGATGATGGTGGGGGCCGTGAAGCACTTGACTCTGTTTTTGCTGAAATTGTTGGGGCAGAATCAGCAATAGTTCGTTCTCAG TTTTTCTCTGGCACACATGCTATTGCTTGTGCTTTGTTTGCTTTTCTGAGGCCTGGGAATGAG CTTTTAGCAGTTGCTGGAACTCCTTATGACACCTTAGAGGAAGTAATTGGGATTAGAGAATCATCTATCACTGGATCTCTGAAAGATTTTGGAGTGACATACCATGAAGTTCCA CTTGCAGAAGATGGGGGCCTCGACTGGGATGCTCTTTCTTTTGCTGTGAGACCCCACACGAAATGTGCCTTAATACAGAGGTCATGCGGCTATTCTTGGCGCCGAAGCTTGAGCATAGCAGATATTGAAAGAGCTATTAGAGTGATAAAG ATGCAGAAACCAGATTGCATGGTCATGGTGGATAACTGCTATGGTGAATTTGTGGAAACATATGAGCCTCCTATGGTG GGAGCTGATTTAATTGCTGGGAGCTTGATAAAGAATCCTGGTGGAACAATTGCACCTTGTGGTGGGTATGTTGCGGGGAAAAGAATATGGGTCGAGGCTGCAGCAGCCCGTCTCTCTGCACCTGGTCTTGGGGTAGATTGTGGATCCATGACTGGTGATGTTAGGCGAGCACTTTTCCAGGGCTTGTTTCTTTCACCCCAAATGGTTGGAGAAGCAATAAAG GGGGGTTTACTTATTGCAGAGGTTATGTCAGTGAAAGGCTATAAGGTCCAACCACTTCCGCGAGCACCTCGCCATGATACTGTGCAGGTTTAA
- the LOC135624404 gene encoding sugar transport protein MST3-like isoform X1, with protein MAGGAMVRTDGGRGKGYPARMTLYVFVTCVVASSGGLIFGYDVGVSGGVTSMDSFLLTFFPSVYKKEKQDRSTGIYCKFDSQLLTAFTSSLYVAALLTSFVASLVTDFFGRKWSMFRGGMAFILGTGINATADNLFMLILGRFLLGVGVGYAIQSVPIYLSEIAPPRRRGMLNIMFQLMVTIGILIANIINYFTNKIEGAWGWRVSLAFACVPAAIIAVGSLVLPETPNSLIERGHTEEAEATLRLIRGVDDISLEFSDLVAANKRCKEIRDPWSVIMERKYRPQLAMAILIPFFQQLTGINIIMFYAPLIYKAVGFSGQTSLVSTVIIGTVNVVATLISIITVDKVGRRGLLLHGGVQMLISQLIVGTLITLKFGSTGEATDISKAYASCVLFFICVYIAAFAWSWGPLGWLIPSEILSLEIRSVGQCIAVSVNMFFTFVIAQIFLTALCHMKYGLFFFFAGWVVVMTVFVALFLPETKNIPIEEMSLLWKEHWFWSRFIKDEENTETGNLGRPRGGYSRVQVAAKVFSRNRV; from the exons ATGGCAGGAGGCGCCATGGTTAGAACAGACGGCGGCAGAGGAAAGGGGTACCCTGCGCGGATGACCCTCTACGTCTTCGTCACCTGCGTCGTGGCCTCCTCGGGAGGCCTCATTTTCGGCTACGACGTCGGGGTCTCCG GAGGGGTGACATCGATGGATTCGTTCTTGTTGACGTTCTTCCCGTCGGTGTATAAGAAGGAGAAGCAGGATCGGAGCACCGGCATCTACTGCAAGTTCGATAGCCAGCTCCTGACCGCCTTCACTTCTTCGCTGTATGTGGCGGCGCTCCTCACCTCCTTCGTTGCGTCCTTGGTGACGGATTTCTTTGGGCGGAAGTGGTCCATGTTCCGGGGAGGGATGGCCTTCATTCTCGGTACAGGAATAAACGCCACGGCCGACAACCTGTTCATGCTCATCCTCGGCCGCTTCCTCCTCGGCGTGGGTGTGGGATATGCGATCCAG TCGGTGCCGATCTATCTCTCCGAGATCGCACCTCCACGGCGCCGcggaatgctgaacatcatgttcCAGCTCATGGTCACCATCGGCATCCTCATCGCCAACATCATCAACTACTTCACCAACAAGATAGAGGGGGCGTGGGGGTGGCGAGTCAGCCTGGCGTTCGCCTGCGTCCCGGCCGCCATCATCGCCGTCGGCTCGCTGGTCCTCCCCGAGACGCCCAACTCCCTCATCGAGCGCGGCCACACCGAGGAAGCCGAGGCCACGCTGCGCCTGATCCGCGGCGTCGACGACATCAGCCTGGAGTTTAGCGACCTCGTGGCGGCCAACAAGAGGTGCAAGGAAATCAGGGACCCCTGGTCCGTCATAATGGAGCGGAAGTACCGCCCCCAGCTCGCCATGGCCATCCTCATCCCTTTCTTCCAGCAATTGACGGGCATTAACATCATCATGTTCTACGCCCCCCTGATCTATAAGGCCGTGGGTTTCAGCGGTCAGACCTCCCTCGTGTCAACAGTCATCATCGGCACCGTCAACGTCGTTGCCACCTTGATCTCCATCATCACCGTCGACAAGGTCGGTCGCAGGGGGCTCCTCTTGCACGGCGGAGTTCAGATGCTGATATCTCAG CTGATCGTGGGGACTCTGATCACGCTCAAGTTCGGATCAACGGGGGAAGCGACAGATATCTCCAAGGCGTACGCCAGCTGCGTCTTGTTCTTCATCTGCGTCTACATAGCGGCCTTTGCATGGTCATGGGGGCCGCTGGGGTGGCTGATCCCCAGTGAGATCTTATCCCTGGAGATCCGGTCGGTGGGGCAGTGCATCGCCGTGTCCGTCAACATGTTCTTCACGTTCGTGATCGCACAGATCTTCCTCACCGCACTCTGCCACATGAAGTAtgggctcttcttcttcttcgcgggGTGGGTGGTGGTCATGACCGTCTTCGTAGCGCTCTTCCTGCCGGAGACCAAGAACATTCCCATCGAAGAGATGAGCCTGCTGTGGAAGGAGCACTGGTTCTGGAGCAGGTTCATCAAGGATGAGGAGAACACGGAGACGGGGAACTTGGGGAGGCCACGGGGGGGTTACAGTAGAGTACAAGTAGCAGCAAAGGTGTTTAGTCGGAATAGAGTATGA